The stretch of DNA AGATTTCCGATAATGAAGAGTTAGCCATTTTTGCCGAAGACACCGTCAGCCGTCGTCTCTATACACTTCGGGTCAAAAACCTGAAAACCGGGCAGATTTATCTTGAAGCCATTCCGAACACGGAAGCGGGCAGCTTTGCCTGGGCCGCCGACAACAAAACGCTGTTTTACATCAGGAAAGACCCGCAAACGCTGCTTGGTTATCAGGTGTATCGGCACCTGCTCGGCACCGACCCCAAACAGGACGTATTGGTGTATGAAGAGAAAGACAACCAGTTTTATATGGGGCTGGGTCGCTCAAAATCAAAGAAATACATCACCATCGGCGTCGACCATAACGGCGTGGCAACCGAGTACCGGCTACTCGAAGCCAGCAACCCGAACGGCGCGTTCACGGTGTTTCTGCCCCGCGAAAAAGGGCATGAATACGACATCGTACATTACCAGAACAAATTCTACGTCCGCACGAACTGGAAAGCCGAAAACTTCCGCCTGATGGAAGTGCCGGAAGGCAAAACCACTGACCGCACGGCCTGGAAAGAGGTCATTCCGCACCGCTCCGACGTGTATCTGGCAAATATGGACGTGTTTGCCAATCACCTCGTGCTGGGCGAACGCAAAGCGGGTCTGACCAACATTCGGGTCATCAATCAGAAAAACAAGGCCGATTTCTACCTGCCTTTTCAGGACCCGGCCTATGTAGCAGGCATCGGCTATAATCCTGACTTCAACACGAATGTTGTGCGTTATAGCTATGCCTCGCTCACTACGCCCAATTCGACTTACGATTACAACATGGATACCAAAGCCGCTACACTGATGAAGCGGCAGGAGGTGCTGGGCGGTTTCGACCCGGCCAACTACACCTCCGAACGCGTATTCGTGACCGTGCGCGATGGGGCGAAGGTGCCGGTGTCGATTGTGTACCGCAAAGGCACCAGAAAAGATGGCTCGGCTCCGTTGCTGCAATATGCCTACGGTTCGTATGGCATCAATATGGAACCGGGTTTTAGCAGTACGCGCCTAAGCCTCCTCGACCGGGGGTTTATCTACGCAATGGCGCACATCCGGGGTGGTCAGGAAATGGGTCGTCGGTGGTACGAAGACGGCAAGATGTTGAAAAAGAAAAATACCTTCAACGACTTCGTAGACGTGTCGGAATATCTGGTCAGGAACAAATATACGGCAACGGATAAGTTGTTTGCCATGGGTGGCTCGGCGGGTGGTTTGCTGATGGGTGCCGTGGTGAATCAGGCACCACAGTTGTATCGGGGCGTAGTAGCCGCCGTGCCGTTCGTAGACGTAGTTACAACAATGCTCGATGAAAGCATTCCGCTGACGACCGGCGAGTTTGAGGAGTGGGGCAACCCCAAACAAAAACCGTATTACGACTACATGAAATCGTACTCGCCCTACGA from Spirosoma montaniterrae encodes:
- a CDS encoding S9 family peptidase, producing MNRTCLFFITTLTLHSMTQAQTPVAPKAAIKPKQLIVHGDTRTDNYYYLNERENPEVINYLKAENAYLDQVMAPVKGLQEKLFEEMKGRIKQQDESVPYKEGNYFYYTRYVTGGEYPIYCRKKGSLDGSEEVMFDGNALAKGHNYYNLGGFEISDNEELAIFAEDTVSRRLYTLRVKNLKTGQIYLEAIPNTEAGSFAWAADNKTLFYIRKDPQTLLGYQVYRHLLGTDPKQDVLVYEEKDNQFYMGLGRSKSKKYITIGVDHNGVATEYRLLEASNPNGAFTVFLPREKGHEYDIVHYQNKFYVRTNWKAENFRLMEVPEGKTTDRTAWKEVIPHRSDVYLANMDVFANHLVLGERKAGLTNIRVINQKNKADFYLPFQDPAYVAGIGYNPDFNTNVVRYSYASLTTPNSTYDYNMDTKAATLMKRQEVLGGFDPANYTSERVFVTVRDGAKVPVSIVYRKGTRKDGSAPLLQYAYGSYGINMEPGFSSTRLSLLDRGFIYAMAHIRGGQEMGRRWYEDGKMLKKKNTFNDFVDVSEYLVRNKYTATDKLFAMGGSAGGLLMGAVVNQAPQLYRGVVAAVPFVDVVTTMLDESIPLTTGEFEEWGNPKQKPYYDYMKSYSPYDNVQKKAYPNMLVTTGLHDSQVQYWEPAKWVAKLRTMKTDANQLLLHTNMEAGHGGASGRFQALKEIALEYAFMLNLVEVRE